CCGCCGGGCACGGCCGGTGCCTTTCTGCTTATAGGGCTTGGCATTGGAGCCGTGAACTTCGCCCCGGTCCTTGGTACTGGCGGTACCCAGCCGTTTATTGGCAAGCTCATTGTTAATGGCATACCAGATAAGATCTTCGTTCACCGGAAGGCCGAATACGGCGTCATCCAGGTCTATGCTGCGAAGTTCCTTACCATCTGTGGAATACACTGTCCGATTCATTGTTTCCCCGCCTACTTCTTCACCGCGGCTCTGACCACCACGAGTCCCTTGTTAATTCCGGGGACCGCGCCGCGAACCATGATAAGCTTATTTTCCGTATCAACCTTGATGAGCCGCAGACTAAGAACTGTTTTCTGCTCCCGTCCCATACGGCCAGGAAGTTTCATGTTCTTAAAGGTACGGCCGGGATAGGTTGACTGCCCGGTTGAACCAGGTTCCCGGTGGAACTTGGAACCGTGGGAAGCACGACCGCCGCTAAAGCCCCAGCGCTTTATAACGCCCTGCATACCCTTACCCTTGGAAACTCCGGTGACATCTACATACCGGACCCCTTCAAACACTTCTATACCAAGCTCATCACCATCGGCTACTTCTTTTTCAAAGTCCCGAAATTCCCTGATACGCTTTTTCGGTTTGATATTTTCCGAAAACTGCCCGGCATAGGGTTTGCTCACCCTGCTCTGCTTCATATCATCAACCCCGAGGAGCACGGCGGAATAGCCGTCCTTATCCGCGGTTTTCCGGGCAACGACAGTATTAGGATCAATCCTCAGTACCGTTACCGGAACAAGATTACCCTCTTCGTCAAAAACCTGAGTCATGCCCACTTTCTTGGCCATCAGCCCCAACATAGTAAACTCCAAAGCGGTTTTTAACCGCATCCCTCGGACTTGAGTCCGCTTACTGCTTTATCTCAACATCCACACCCGCGGGAAGTTCCAACTTCATCAAAGAATCCATCACCTCTGCGGAGGGATTAATAATATCGATTAAACG
The window above is part of the Treponema primitia ZAS-1 genome. Proteins encoded here:
- the rplC gene encoding 50S ribosomal protein L3; protein product: MLGLMAKKVGMTQVFDEEGNLVPVTVLRIDPNTVVARKTADKDGYSAVLLGVDDMKQSRVSKPYAGQFSENIKPKKRIREFRDFEKEVADGDELGIEVFEGVRYVDVTGVSKGKGMQGVIKRWGFSGGRASHGSKFHREPGSTGQSTYPGRTFKNMKLPGRMGREQKTVLSLRLIKVDTENKLIMVRGAVPGINKGLVVVRAAVKK